One part of the Eucalyptus grandis isolate ANBG69807.140 chromosome 10, ASM1654582v1, whole genome shotgun sequence genome encodes these proteins:
- the LOC104421992 gene encoding aquaporin NIP2-1 isoform X1, whose product MATTKDPELNIPSNELPPFQNPRSALERSVLSLKRLYGKHYPPGFHRKVVAEIIATYLLVFVTCGSAALSASDENRVSRLGASVAGGLVVTVMIYAVGHISGAHMNPAVTFAFAAVRHFPWNQVPLYAAAQLTGAVSAAFSLRVLLDPIKLVGTTSPSGSAAQALIMEIVVTFSMMFVTSAVATDTKAIGELAGIAVGSAVCITSILAGPISGGSMNPARTIGPALASSYFKGLWVYVVGPVTGTLVGAWSYNLIRVSNKPVHAIAPSFSFKLRRTRSCDGQENNEPS is encoded by the exons ATGGCGACAACAAAAGACCCTGAGCTCAACATCCCGAGTAACGAGCTGCCCCCCTTTCAAAACCCGAGGTCGGCGCTTGAACGAAGCGTTCTTTCCTTGAAGAGATTGTATGGGAAGCATTACCCTCCTGGTTTCCACAGAAAG GTGGTGGCCGAGATAATAGCGACGTATCTGCTGGTGTTCGTGACGTGCGGGTCGGCAGCGCTGAGCGCGAGCGACGAGAACAGAGTGTCGAGGCTGGGGGCCTCGGTGGCGGGAGGGCTGGTGGTGACCGTCATGATCTACGCGGTGGGCCACATCTCTGGGGCCCACATGAACCCCGCGGTCACCTTCGCTTTCGCCGCCGTCCGACACTTCCCATGGAACCAG GTCCCACTTTATGCTGCTGCTCAACTAACAGGAGCAGTCTCCGCTGCATTCTCGCTGCGCGTACTCCTGGATCCTATCAAACTTGTTGGTACCACTTCACCTTCGGGATCAGCCGCCCAAGCCTTGATCATGGAGATTGTGGTCACGTTTTCCATGATGTTCGTAACTTCAGCGGTAGCCACTGACACCAAAGCT ATTGGAGAGCTCGCAGGTATAGCAGTTGGCTCTGCAGTATGCATAACATCGATACTGGCAGG ACCAATATCAGGTGGATCTATGAACCCAGCAAGGACAATAGGACCAGCACTTGCCAGTTCATACTTCAAGGGACTATGGGTATATGTGGTCGGGCCGGTGACAGGGACGCTTGTCGGGGCTTGGTCTTACAATCTTATCCGGGTCTCAAATAAGCCGGTCCATGCCATCGCACCTTCGTTTTCGTTCAAACTTCGACGAACGAGGAGCTGCGATGGCCAGGAGAACAATGAACCCTCTTGA
- the LOC104421992 gene encoding aquaporin NIP2-1 isoform X2, producing the protein MATTKDPELNIPSNELPPFQNPRSALERSVLSLKRLYGKHYPPGFHRKVVAEIIATYLLVFVTCGSAALSASDENRVSRLGASVAGGLVVTVMIYAVGHISGAHMNPAVTFAFAAVRHFPWNQVPLYAAAQLTGAVSAAFSLRVLLDPIKLVGTTSPSGSAAQALIMEIVVTFSMMFVTSAVATDTKAIGELAGIAVGSAVCITSILAGWIYEPSKDNRTSTCQFILQGTMGICGRAGDRDACRGLVLQSYPGLK; encoded by the exons ATGGCGACAACAAAAGACCCTGAGCTCAACATCCCGAGTAACGAGCTGCCCCCCTTTCAAAACCCGAGGTCGGCGCTTGAACGAAGCGTTCTTTCCTTGAAGAGATTGTATGGGAAGCATTACCCTCCTGGTTTCCACAGAAAG GTGGTGGCCGAGATAATAGCGACGTATCTGCTGGTGTTCGTGACGTGCGGGTCGGCAGCGCTGAGCGCGAGCGACGAGAACAGAGTGTCGAGGCTGGGGGCCTCGGTGGCGGGAGGGCTGGTGGTGACCGTCATGATCTACGCGGTGGGCCACATCTCTGGGGCCCACATGAACCCCGCGGTCACCTTCGCTTTCGCCGCCGTCCGACACTTCCCATGGAACCAG GTCCCACTTTATGCTGCTGCTCAACTAACAGGAGCAGTCTCCGCTGCATTCTCGCTGCGCGTACTCCTGGATCCTATCAAACTTGTTGGTACCACTTCACCTTCGGGATCAGCCGCCCAAGCCTTGATCATGGAGATTGTGGTCACGTTTTCCATGATGTTCGTAACTTCAGCGGTAGCCACTGACACCAAAGCT ATTGGAGAGCTCGCAGGTATAGCAGTTGGCTCTGCAGTATGCATAACATCGATACTGGCAGG GTGGATCTATGAACCCAGCAAGGACAATAGGACCAGCACTTGCCAGTTCATACTTCAAGGGACTATGGGTATATGTGGTCGGGCCGGTGACAGGGACGCTTGTCGGGGCTTGGTCTTACAATCTTATCCGGGTCTCAAATAA